The sequence ATATATAAAATAAAAGGGTACGATGGTCTGTATTTAAAGAAAGGTAGACATGGTAAGGAGCCCTTCATGAAAAAAGACAATAAACCAAAAGAACTTTCACCTTCTGAAAGAGAAGAATTAATTAGATTAAGGGCAGAGACAGAGTACCTTAAAGCAGAAAATGAATCAATAAAAAAATCTATCGCCTTGAGACGAGAAAAAGAAGCTGCGCAACTCAAGGCGAAAAAGCAGCAATCATTAAGGAACTCCGAGAAAAAGGATATGCCTTAAAGCATTTATTGAAAGCTGTAGGATTATCAAAATCTACATACTATTATGAATTAAATCATGTGTGTTTTGACGTAATCAAAAATAAGAAACTTATGGATGAAATCAATAAGATTTTTGAAGACAATAAGCAACGATATGGTGTTCGCAGAGTTCATCAGGAATTATTAAATAAAGGATATTCCATAAACCACAAAAGAGTACAACGATTAATGCATAAGATGATGTTGGCCGGCAAACGACCTAAAGAGAAATACCATTCATATAGGGGCGAAGTTGGCAGAATAGCTGACAACTTAATTAATAGAGATTTTTGTACAACTGCTCCACTTCAAAAATGGACAACAGATGTATCTCAATTTAACCTGCCATGGGGAAAATGTTATCTTTCGCCTATTTTAGATATGAATACAAATGAAGTTATCTCATACGATTTGTCAAAAAGTCCAAATATGGAGCAAATATCTAACATGTTAGAAAGAGCATTTCGGAAATTTAGTAATACTGAAGGAATCATCTTTCATTCCGATCAAGGTTGGCAGTACCAACATGCGTACTATCGTAATGAATTAAAGAAATATGGAATAATTCAATCTATGTCTCGTAAAGGAAACTGTTACGATAATTGCATTATGGAGACTTTTTTCGGAAGACTAAAGACCGAAATGTTTTATGGACATGAAAAGGATTTTGGATCCTTCGATGAATTTAAGAAAGCAATAGATGAATATATAGATTATTATAATAACAGGAGAATTCAATCAAAAACAAAATGGATGCCTCCTGTAATATACAGGAAGACATCCATCAAGAGTGCCTAATCATCCAG is a genomic window of Lacrimispora sphenoides containing:
- a CDS encoding IS3 family transposase, which encodes MKELREKGYALKHLLKAVGLSKSTYYYELNHVCFDVIKNKKLMDEINKIFEDNKQRYGVRRVHQELLNKGYSINHKRVQRLMHKMMLAGKRPKEKYHSYRGEVGRIADNLINRDFCTTAPLQKWTTDVSQFNLPWGKCYLSPILDMNTNEVISYDLSKSPNMEQISNMLERAFRKFSNTEGIIFHSDQGWQYQHAYYRNELKKYGIIQSMSRKGNCYDNCIMETFFGRLKTEMFYGHEKDFGSFDEFKKAIDEYIDYYNNRRIQSKTKWMPPVIYRKTSIKSA